Below is a window of Syntrophorhabdus sp. DNA.
ATATGGCATCATCCAGAGACTGGTCGGAATACACGGGGCTCGAGAGAGGCTGTTCCGCCCGGAGATGAAGAGGCAGGTCGTCAAGACCTATGATGTCACCATCGCTCATGACGGAGGCCCTCCTGATGATGCCTATCAGTTCCCTGGCGTTGCCGGGCCAGGGGTAGTTCATGAGAAGCTCCACGCCATCGTCGGATATTGTGATCACCCGGCCCGTTTCTTTCTCGATGCTGTGCAGGACATAGTCCACAAGGACCTCAACGTCCTCGCGTCTTTCCCTCAAGGGAGGTATGTCGATGTGGATCTGGGAGAGCCTGAAATAGAGATCTTCGCGGAACTTGCCTTCCTTGATCTCGCTTTCCAAAACCCGATTCGTCGTGGAAACAACGTGAATGTCCACCTTTTTCGTCTTCGTCGACCCCAGGTGCTCGATCTCCTGCTTCTCCACAACCCTCAATAGCTTTGCCTGGAGATAGGGGCTCATTTCGCCTATCTCGTCAAGGACGATGGTGCCCCCGTGGGCGACCTCGAACTTCCCCGCCTTCTGCTGGACAGCCCCGGTGAACGCCCCCTTTTCGTACCCGAAGAGCTCGCTTTCCAGAAGGTTGTCCGGTATGGAGGCACAGTTGACGACAACGAATTCCCCTTTCCGTTTTGACAGAAGATGGGCGAGTTTCGCTATCTCTTCCTTGCCGACACCGGTCTCACCTGTTATGAGAATGCTGAGGCCTTTGCCGGCCACCTTTTCGACCTCTTTGAAGATCCCTTTCATCTGCGGGGACTTGCCGACGACACCGTGAAAAACGTGGTTTTCCAGCTCCCTCTCCCGCAGCTGCTCCACTTCCTTCTTCAGCTTTCTCGTACCCAGGACCCTTCTCAACATGACCTTCAGTTCATCGAGAAGTATGGGCTTCACGAAGAAGTCCGTGGCGCCCCTCTTTATCGCTTCCAGCGCGTTCTTCTTGGTCCCGTAGGCTGTTATGATCAGGATCGGCACGTC
It encodes the following:
- a CDS encoding sigma-54-dependent Fis family transcriptional regulator gives rise to the protein MNERIIIIEDDQGVRFFLEEALQGEGYKVSSFESYEDAMRSINNGTGLVIMDISLPGMDGLSATTDIKKRYDVPILIITAYGTKKNALEAIKRGATDFFVKPILLDELKVMLRRVLGTRKLKKEVEQLRERELENHVFHGVVGKSPQMKGIFKEVEKVAGKGLSILITGETGVGKEEIAKLAHLLSKRKGEFVVVNCASIPDNLLESELFGYEKGAFTGAVQQKAGKFEVAHGGTIVLDEIGEMSPYLQAKLLRVVEKQEIEHLGSTKTKKVDIHVVSTTNRVLESEIKEGKFREDLYFRLSQIHIDIPPLRERREDVEVLVDYVLHSIEKETGRVITISDDGVELLMNYPWPGNARELIGIIRRASVMSDGDIIGLDDLPLHLRAEQPLSSPVYSDQSLDDAISVLEKSMIVDALKKVQGSQAKAAKLLGISERSMWYRVKKYEIET